The Naumovozyma dairenensis CBS 421 chromosome 2, complete genome genome segment ATAGTTATTGTTTCCCTTTCGAATCTCGTTTCTTGGTACAGTTGGTTCCCTTCGTtaaaaagtaaataaaatagaaaaagaatatatccACAGATTCAATACAACTGCTATTCTTTTTGTCCTTGTCTTTTCTAATCCTTCCTAATTTCATCTAATGAGGAACCTTTCCcaaagtttttttttctttcttcctttCTCTAAACAAATGTATGAAGCGCGAAATCTCTATTGTGTGAAAATCCAAAATTTGGtaatataaatatcatCTCTTCACCATGATCTTGATGATGGTTTAAGTTTGAATTGGATTCAAATAAAGGTATTGAAAGGCAATCGAATCATCCGGATTTGATACTAGTAATATATCTGTGTAATCCAAAAAGTACTGCTCTAGAGAAGATGTCTGaggaattgaaagaaacaCATACAGTAGAAGAACCAACGAGGCAAAACGATGAAGTCGCCGTAGCCGTTGTAGCCGATAACAATGACAAGAATCAAAATGATTCCCGTAACAAACCTGAGAAAAAAAGgaggaaaagaagaaattatgATGCGTacgatgaagaagttgCCAAAGAAGAGGCTGAAGAGAAAACccaaaagaaattgaagacTGATTCAAGTAAGGGAGATCAAGGTGAGATCATCGATGAGGATGCTTCAGATTTAGATGATGCCAAGTTGGATATGCTTATGGGGAAAgatgttgatgaagaagaggatgaTTTAGCAGAAATTGATACGTCAAATATCATCACTGGTGGTAGAAGAACGCGTGGTAAAGTCATTGATTTCAAGAAGACCGCTGAAAAATTGGAAGgtaagaaagaagaagaagctgcTATGCCAacaaatgaagatgacgatgaagaggaagatcCAGATGtagaatttaaagaatagGAGCACTCATGGTTTCAAACAGTATAtagttttttctttgaaaagttGCTTTGCACAAACCAGTTTCCTATGTTTTCTTGCAGTTGGCGCCTCATCTAGTCTCAGTAttctataaatatatataattaataaaaatgaaagagTGTGACGTCCCATAGAGAAAAAAGACAGGACATAGAGTGGTATACACGATTTTTAGAATGCTAacagttttttttttttcaggAAAGAGATCACCAATACTTTCATTAAGCCCTGAAGTGGCGCATTGAGAGTGATGCTAACAAGTTTTGTTTTTAGTAGAAACCAAACTTCAAAATATGTGTCAATAAggagatatatataatcatTCTTAAGTCATAGACCATATTATTTGTAACATTACCCGAGTGGGGCAGATGTTGGCCCGTTTTTTTGACCGCGCGGGACTTTAAAGGGCTAATAACCCTAATACTTGGTACCACTTCAAGCCCTTTACAAGCTCTTGGaaattggaatttattAGGGTAAATAATTACTTAAAATGGTAAAAGGTAAACACAAACAAAGACGTGCATGAAAAATTTCGAATatcaaattgattcaatatGAATGCAAATCTGCATTTTTTACGTAAACATTCTGTATGAAACAAAGGAAGAGGGAAGGCGTGTTCAAAAATAGTGACAGATTATTTGTTTAACAAAACCAAGTTGATAGAGCCACGCTTTCAATCCAACAATCATAACAACCAAGTAATTCCTTGTTTCTATGGGACTGTCCTTTAACGTTACACGAATACTAGTTTGTTTTTTGAAGATCCCATTTAAGATAATAAGCTAATTGAACATGGATAGTGACGAGCTCCCGTTAATTAACCCTATAATGTCTAATGGAGGTGTACGAGAAATGGAACCTGTGAGATATTCCTCATCAAGATATAGTAGTTTAAGCTCTAAGAAAAATGTTGATGTAAGCGCTCCTCATTTACAAGTACGGTTTGCTATCCCAGATAAAAGTCAACAGCCTCATTCAGCAAGTTATCTGGAATCACCTTCGAAAATTGTTTATCCAAATACTTTAGATGATACTATAGGTAAgggtgatgatgatgacgatgcTGCTGACTCACATATACTAAACCAGTTCAAACTGGTCGACATgtcttcaaaaattatgGTGGAAGTGCCAGAAGATGTATGGAGATTCCATACATCCCGAAGAACGAAAGAACTGCGACTCGacaataaagaaaattggaCGCGAAAAACTACTAGAAATTCATACTGTGGtcaagaaacaaaaattgatCACCAACGAACGCAACAGAGGGGCCATCAAAAATCTAAATCTGTACAGGAAATCATAGTAGATACAATGGCGgcatataataaaaaatgtgaTCCCACAGCTGCGTTGCCGACTGCAAAATTCACATCCAACGTGTCATCAATGCCGTTGTCAAAGTCACCAAGAGCAAATATATACCTAACATCGGAgtcttcaataaataaatataatgtatCAATCCCATTAGAGATTTCCGTACCACCTTATTTATCTCCTcgaaataaaaacaaaataccAAAATGTCTGGTATATGATGGACAAGGTTATAGTGAATTCCatacaaataatgattccCCAATAGAAAACGGCGTTGAAAATCTCTCTGAATCAAATGAATCTTTAATAACATTAGAGTCCGATTCAATCCCCTTTGCAACACATACAATCTCTTTCGAAGAGATTGATAAGACTTCAATAAATACAGATAAAATATTAGGCATCGACAAAGATGCCAATGTCAGCTTGAGAGAACAGAATAGAAACTTGaggaaattgaataaaCTTAAAAATCAACCGCTTCCCTCGTTACCATCTCTGCCACATATACCGACAATTGAAACTGGAGCATATGAAGAGACCCATCAAGCAATGCAACTGCATCACTCACCTTCTCCAATCAATAATTCTTCGTTTCGTAATGAGAAGATGAAACAGGAACAAATACCAACTGTTGACACTTCAGCAACTGATGCTTTGAAAGTTCTAGCAACACCGACAAAACTAATAACAATCCCTGActtaaatgatgaagaatacCAAACTCCTAAAAGTAGACACTCCATGGGATCATTAACGTTTTTCGAGGATTTTCAACCTTTTGATGAGCTAAGTAATCAATATAGTCCAATGGAACATGATTTAAAtccaatttttaaatttccCGCTTCAAACGATgatgaacaacaacaacagcatGGTATACTTAAGAAAAGGATGTCAGCTGAAAATCACGACTTAAAAATTAATCAGAATATGAAAGCTTCAAATCCTCAATCCgaaaaaagaagacaaaaACTAGTTGGTCAAAACGTATCACCAATGAACTCAACAAGAATACATAGGCACAAAAGAAGCAAAAGCGTCATCGATGCTGTTATTGCTCAAGAAGATGTTACAACATCGCAAGAATATCTACCAACAGAAGCGATCTCTATCGCACCTAAAGTCACACCACGTTCTCCTTTACCTCCAATCCCAATACAAGCAGCTTCTGCACCTATTGCTTCCAACTCTGTTACTATGAATCAACTTTACAGAGATGAGCAGCAAGAGAAAGATTCGATAAATCCTGTATTGGAGTCATCACCCGTTGAAAAACAGCTCGCAGCTGATAAGACATATGGAAACACGTTTCAAGAAGATTCATTTGAATCACCATATTTCACTTCTCTTAATGAAACTACCTTATCGTACGAAAACAACTCTCGTAACATTAAGGACACAAACAATACTAATAACAAAACGAGATCAATAGAAGATACAGAAGCAAGTgtcatatttttatatgaaCAGAAAGTTCCTCAATTAGAAACTGAATCGCACTCGACAAATCTGCAAGATATATCGAAAGTAACGTCTACTGAAACGAAGAGTATTCCTGGTGTCTCCGACTTTAGGCCATTATCATCCTTCCAGTCCTTTTCTAAACCGCTGTCAAACATTCCATACCAATACGAAAATCAACCGTTGGGaatttcaaacaataatattaataataatattcatttagTCTCCAATAACACGGATTTCTTATCACCAAGACGTCAATTATCTAATGTAAGAAGTCAATCCTCATCTGGAAACTCTCAATTCTCTACCAATTCGTACCAAACATCAAAAACTTCAGAACCATCAATTACAGCTCCCTTATCATTACCAATGCATACTATCTATGATAAATCCAAGTGCATCCCATCTGGAGGATCCATTTCATCTTCTGAAAACAACCACCAGCCATTAAAGAATCTCCAAAACAACATAGTCAGGAATTCCAAAACAAAAACCGTCTTGGAACAGAAAAATGGGAAAATTGTAGAAGTTATAGTTCTTGATacagaagaaattgaaaatgaaatcgAAGATGCTAATCAACTTGAAGAATCAAATCGTAAAAGCATAACATCTCAAATAAGTAATATTTCTACTACATCATCAAGACAAGATGCTATGAAACATTACTCTgagattttgaaaatgtgTGAGAATACCGCAATTGAAgccaaaaatattatctatCAACTTTTCGAAGAGGAAAAACATaaggaaataataaaatctCATCATTACTCGTACCCTACAATGGATGATTCTACACCTAATactattcaaaatatgGTTATGAAAACCTCTACgatgaaaaacaaaaaaaccGTAGGCCAATATCGGAAATTGAACAACGGCAACgatatttacaaaatttaaattggACAATCAAAGCTCACATAGCGAAACCACTCAAGGACAAATAAGGTAAATAACACACGTaactattaataaataattcaataaaatacATCATTAAGAGAAAATGCTATATTATATGTGCGGTACGTATTTATAATGCAGCACTAAATTTTACACATATCTTACGTTTTTAgatataaatgataaagtaCTTTCATTTATAATTGTAGAAAAGATTCTAAGATGTACTTATGATAATCGCCTTGGTGAACTAGACactgaagatgaagttTCTTGAATGGGACTCAATGTATTATCTTGTAAATAGGATGAAATTGGTTTAGTAAATGAATTCGTCGGTGTGATAGAATTTGAAGCTCCGTCTGAGAGCGATCCTTCAATAATGTAATCATCATTTGTGctttctattttttttcatttaacGTGGAAACTGAGTCGTTACTAGTTGCACCAAGAGAACTACTTCTTAGTGGTTTAGGAGATCTAACTCGTTTGATATTTGTGGTCGCTCTCAAGAAGTTATTCTGATCAGTATTGTTACTGTGAGTTCCATTACTATTTGAGGTTGCCCCTGACCATGGATGGTGGAAAAAAGTCACTGTTTTGTTATTTAGCTCTAGTTTATTGCTTATAGGTGTATTTTCTCTAGAGACGCCTATTGGTTTACTGTGATAACTATGTGTTCTTCTAAAGGAAGATGGGGACAGTGTTAATGATCCCAGGCCAGATATCGAggaagataatgaagattgTGTGTTTGATACTGGGtataaaaattttcttctccttAGTGGTGATcttaaattcaattctgGATCATCGTCAGtatctgaaaaattgaaatcttcAGGTACAACGTTAATTTCGtctaaataataatcttcGTCATTATCAGTATTGGTTGTCGTAATACTAGTGTCCATCATGGTATATCTATTATCTGTTgtcttttcattatattcatcttcctcAGTTTCGTCTATGAAATATAGGTTGCTCATTAGTCCCGGTACTTCTGCATCCAAATCACAATTCAAATcatgatattttaaagTTTGTGATCTTGCTGGCGGTGGTAAATTTGGActtgataaaaataaagaggTTGATTgattagaagaagatagAGGCGTTCTATTACTGAACTTTTTGTCGAAACTTCCTATAGAGGATTCTAAAGGAGTTTTGGGTGTATCTGAATCTAAAGGGACGTCAGTTAGATGCGATGACAAAAGTGGTTGGTGCAATCCAGATTTATTTGGTAATCTTGAAGAGGTTGTACTCTGATTGATTCTAGTAGATTTAGGCTTATTACAATAAATACTTTCATCAAAATTTCCAGTACTAATACTTTGCGGTAAAGGCGAATGTTTGGCTTTAATGTTCTCCGATATACTATAGGTATTCAATGATTCTTCCAAGTCCTGAGTTTCAGgattttcatcttcatgtccatcttcatcttcatcagaCAATTCAAATAAgtctttatattttgtaatctttTTAGAGTTTGAAGTAAGCGGTTGTGATGCCGTTAGCTTAATGGTCGGTACCAACATTTTAGGGTTTTCTGAGATATTCATATTGTCTTGATAAGCATGATGACTTTCATTTTTGGTAGTGGAATTATCATCAGCATTGTTATTGTCTTCGTCATCATGATCGTCGTCAGATAACTCAAAcaaatcattatatttcttgataGGTTTTGTCGGCAGTACgttttgttcttttatttGTACATTTCTGTCTACATCCCCTTCTGTGTCATCGTTATCGTCGGCATCGTCCGTcaaatcaaagaaatcatcatattttttaattttattcatttctCCTGTTTCACTTTCATCATTGTCATCTGATATGTCGAACAAACtattataattttgtaTTTTACCCTTCTTATTCGTTGTATTAGGTTCAAAATCATTGGCACTTACCTTCATAATTTGTTGCTCAGCATAATGACTTTCGTTAATGCCGACGTCTTCGTCAACATTGTTGTCTTCGTCGTCGTCTTCAAAATAGTtcatatcttcatcaaaattttcatcttcgtACAAATCATCTATGTAGACTggtgaattattattaattccATTCCTATCGGGACTTTCTTCTggttttgaataatatttcattgatgACGTTCTACCATTAATACCACCATATTCAAATGAGAATTCGGAACCAGTATCTGTGTCTGTCTCAGTACCTGTCTCTTCAC includes the following:
- the CHZ1 gene encoding Chz1p (similar to Saccharomyces cerevisiae CHZ1 (YER030W); ancestral locus Anc_3.520), which translates into the protein MSEELKETHTVEEPTRQNDEVAVAVVADNNDKNQNDSRNKPEKKRRKRRNYDAYDEEVAKEEAEEKTQKKLKTDSSKGDQGEIIDEDASDLDDAKLDMLMGKDVDEEEDDLAEIDTSNIITGGRRTRGKVIDFKKTAEKLEGKKEEEAAMPTNEDDDEEEDPDVEFKE
- the FIR1 gene encoding Fir1p (similar to Saccharomyces cerevisiae FIR1 (YER032W); ancestral locus Anc_3.522), giving the protein MDSDELPLINPIMSNGGVREMEPVRYSSSRYSSLSSKKNVDVSAPHLQVRFAIPDKSQQPHSASYLESPSKIVYPNTLDDTIGKGDDDDDAADSHILNQFKLVDMSSKIMVEVPEDVWRFHTSRRTKELRLDNKENWTRKTTRNSYCGQETKIDHQRTQQRGHQKSKSVQEIIVDTMAAYNKKCDPTAALPTAKFTSNVSSMPLSKSPRANIYLTSESSINKYNVSIPLEISVPPYLSPRNKNKIPKCLVYDGQGYSEFHTNNDSPIENGVENLSESNESLITLESDSIPFATHTISFEEIDKTSINTDKILGIDKDANVSLREQNRNLRKLNKLKNQPLPSLPSLPHIPTIETGAYEETHQAMQLHHSPSPINNSSFRNEKMKQEQIPTVDTSATDALKVLATPTKLITIPDLNDEEYQTPKSRHSMGSLTFFEDFQPFDELSNQYSPMEHDLNPIFKFPASNDDEQQQQHGILKKRMSAENHDLKINQNMKASNPQSEKRRQKLVGQNVSPMNSTRIHRHKRSKSVIDAVIAQEDVTTSQEYLPTEAISIAPKVTPRSPLPPIPIQAASAPIASNSVTMNQLYRDEQQEKDSINPVLESSPVEKQLAADKTYGNTFQEDSFESPYFTSLNETTLSYENNSRNIKDTNNTNNKTRSIEDTEASVIFLYEQKVPQLETESHSTNLQDISKVTSTETKSIPGVSDFRPLSSFQSFSKPLSNIPYQYENQPLGISNNNINNNIHLVSNNTDFLSPRRQLSNVRSQSSSGNSQFSTNSYQTSKTSEPSITAPLSLPMHTIYDKSKCIPSGGSISSSENNHQPLKNLQNNIVRNSKTKTVLEQKNGKIVEVIVLDTEEIENEIEDANQLEESNRKSITSQISNISTTSSRQDAMKHYSEILKMCENTAIEAKNIIYQLFEEEKHKEIIKSHHYSYPTMDDSTPNTIQNMVMKTSTMKNKKTVGQYRKLNNGNDIYKI
- the ZRG8 gene encoding Zrg8p (similar to Saccharomyces cerevisiae ZRG8 (YER033C); ancestral locus Anc_3.523), whose amino-acid sequence is MRSFIKSHRKSESLERNNGNGITDSVINTSQQKQNQIAFTSISTNTSQRSSYELCRPLSSNNNGDQHTPTTPSQYVQNDCSNNNNTKGHLHSPSTSFESLHHRLTNKKMFTSKLFKKTSNSNLSSHILLNNNNNNISNNNDTYTYTIEKNINNISNTHSKDSLNDLISNKPPSIKGTMTHSWGIDPDEHIYSPSLTRKSSIPNLDYKENLITLNEKINNMHLNDDNNNNNNNNNNINSNTHNNTNLEPPIKLSSSSASSQLPRTPSSSSSSTSFTSNSIGPNTKQNISSNSGSITIKKIRNRKARIHSDDDVINLSKDSSFKINLNSLKKTPAKLNLDDPSDINNHNNTIRIPSITFQEASPIKERTSITHSSSTQNNKTSNSRLKLASNNNNSDYEDSINDFSFEANDEGEETGTETDTDTGSEFSFEYGGINGRTSSMKYYSKPEESPDRNGINNNSPVYIDDLYEDENFDEDMNYFEDDDEDNNVDEDVGINESHYAEQQIMKVSANDFEPNTTNKKGKIQNYNSLFDISDDNDESETGEMNKIKKYDDFFDLTDDADDNDDTEGDVDRNVQIKEQNVLPTKPIKKYNDLFELSDDDHDDEDNNNADDNSTTKNESHHAYQDNMNISENPKMLVPTIKLTASQPLTSNSKKITKYKDLFELSDEDEDGHEDENPETQDLEESLNTYSISENIKAKHSPLPQSISTGNFDESIYCNKPKSTRINQSTTSSRLPNKSGLHQPLLSSHLTDVPLDSDTPKTPLESSIGSFDKKFSNRTPLSSSNQSTSLFLSSPNLPPPARSQTLKYHDLNCDLDAEVPGLMSNLYFIDETEEDEYNEKTTDNRYTMMDTSITTTNTDNDEDYYLDEINVVPEDFNFSDTDDDPELNLRSPLRRRKFLYPVSNTQSSLSSSISGLGSLTLSPSSFRRTHSYHSKPIGVSRENTPISNKLELNNKTVTFFHHPWSGATSNSNGTHSNNTDQNNFLRATTNIKRVRSPKPLRSSSLGATSNDSVSTLNEKK